A DNA window from Phaeobacter sp. A36a-5a contains the following coding sequences:
- the purN gene encoding phosphoribosylglycinamide formyltransferase, which yields MSHKKVAILISGGGSNMVSLVESMTGDHPARPCLVLSNIASAGGLTKAAAAGIPTAVVDHKPYGKDRAAFEAELVKPILASGADIVCLAGFMRVLTDGFVSQFQGRMLNIHPSLLPKYTGLNTHARALAAGDRQHGCTVHEVTAVLDDGPILGQARVDVAADDTPESLAAKVLVQEHQLYPAVLRRYAAGDRTPVYLP from the coding sequence GTGAGCCACAAGAAGGTCGCGATCCTGATTTCGGGCGGCGGCTCCAACATGGTGTCGCTGGTCGAAAGCATGACCGGCGATCATCCGGCGCGGCCCTGTCTGGTCTTGTCCAACATCGCCAGTGCCGGTGGCCTGACGAAGGCTGCCGCCGCAGGCATTCCAACTGCGGTGGTGGACCACAAACCCTATGGCAAGGATCGCGCCGCATTTGAGGCGGAACTGGTCAAGCCGATCCTTGCCTCCGGCGCGGATATCGTCTGTCTGGCGGGGTTCATGCGCGTTCTGACTGATGGTTTTGTATCGCAGTTTCAGGGGCGGATGCTGAATATTCACCCCTCGCTGCTGCCGAAATACACCGGTCTCAACACCCATGCACGGGCGCTCGCGGCGGGCGACCGCCAGCATGGCTGCACCGTACATGAGGTGACGGCCGTGCTCGACGACGGGCCGATCCTGGGGCAGGCGCGGGTCGATGTCGCGGCTGACGACACGCCGGAGAGCCTGGCCGCAAAAGTTCTGGTGCAGGAGCATCAGCTCTATCCGGCCGTGTTGCGTCGCTATGCCGCCGGAGATCGCACGCCAGTCTATCTGCCCTGA
- the rnd gene encoding ribonuclease D, producing the protein MKTLTSTEELQAFCEAAAQHAYVTVDTEFLRERTYYSKLCLIQLAFSGDGETDAVLVDPLADGISLEPLYALFRNENVVKVFHAARQDLEIFWVDAQVFPKPLFDTQVAAMVCGFGEQVGYETLVRKIAKQGVDKTSRFTDWSRRPLSEAQKTYALADVTHLRQIYEHLAAELQRTERAHWVAEELQVLTDPATYDVDPQEAWRRVKTRTNSGKFLAIVRELAAFRESYAKTNNVPRNRVFKDDALVELASTKPKNSSDLGNSRLLLREARKGAIAEGILQAVTKGVNCPAGSQPQPDRSREKMQVNPALADLLRVLLKAKTEASGVAAKLIAPSSDLDAIAAGQRDVPALNGWRHEVFGADALRLCNGEIALAAKGQYVKVVTL; encoded by the coding sequence ATGAAAACTCTGACCTCTACCGAAGAACTGCAGGCCTTCTGCGAAGCTGCAGCGCAGCACGCATATGTCACGGTGGATACCGAGTTTCTGCGTGAACGGACATATTATTCCAAGCTCTGCCTGATTCAGCTGGCCTTCTCCGGTGACGGAGAGACTGATGCCGTTCTGGTTGATCCGCTGGCTGACGGGATTTCTCTGGAACCGCTCTATGCGTTGTTTCGCAACGAGAATGTGGTCAAGGTGTTCCATGCCGCGCGGCAGGATCTGGAAATCTTCTGGGTTGACGCGCAGGTCTTTCCCAAGCCGCTGTTTGACACGCAGGTCGCGGCGATGGTCTGCGGCTTTGGCGAGCAGGTGGGCTATGAGACACTGGTGCGCAAGATCGCCAAACAGGGGGTCGACAAGACCTCGCGGTTTACCGACTGGTCGCGTCGCCCGCTGAGCGAGGCGCAGAAAACCTATGCGCTGGCGGATGTGACCCATCTGCGCCAGATCTACGAACATCTCGCGGCCGAGCTGCAGCGCACCGAACGCGCCCATTGGGTGGCTGAAGAGCTGCAGGTGCTCACCGATCCGGCGACCTATGATGTCGACCCGCAAGAGGCGTGGCGGCGCGTGAAAACCCGCACCAACTCCGGCAAATTCCTTGCAATCGTGCGCGAGCTGGCGGCTTTTCGCGAGAGCTACGCCAAGACCAACAATGTCCCGCGCAACCGTGTGTTCAAGGATGACGCCTTGGTGGAGCTGGCCTCGACCAAGCCGAAGAACAGCTCAGACCTCGGCAATTCGCGGTTGCTGCTGCGCGAGGCCCGCAAGGGCGCAATCGCCGAAGGCATCCTTCAGGCGGTTACCAAGGGTGTGAACTGCCCGGCGGGATCACAGCCGCAACCGGATCGCAGCCGTGAGAAAATGCAGGTGAATCCGGCGCTCGCCGATCTGCTGCGGGTGCTCCTGAAGGCCAAGACCGAGGCCTCCGGTGTTGCGGCCAAGTTGATTGCCCCCAGCTCCGATCTGGACGCCATCGCGGCCGGTCAGCGCGATGTTCCCGCGCTTAATGGCTGGCGTCACGAGGTGTTTGGCGCCGATGCGCTGCGTCTCTGCAACGGCGAGATCGCGCTGGCTGCAAAGGGGCAGTACGTGAAGGTTGTAACCCTCTGA
- a CDS encoding SufE family protein: protein MASAAFEEIVEDFEFLDDWEDRYRHVIEQGKAMDPLEDALKVPATKVDGCASQVWLHPTIENGVFHFDGESDAMIVRGLIAVLRALYNGLSLEEVLAVDARAELARLGLNDHLSAQRSNGLTAMVQRIRETAAAAV, encoded by the coding sequence ATGGCCAGTGCCGCCTTTGAAGAGATTGTCGAAGATTTCGAGTTTCTCGACGATTGGGAAGATCGCTACCGCCATGTCATCGAACAGGGCAAGGCGATGGATCCGCTGGAAGACGCGCTGAAGGTGCCCGCAACCAAGGTTGACGGCTGCGCCAGTCAGGTCTGGCTGCATCCCACCATCGAAAACGGTGTGTTCCACTTCGATGGTGAAAGCGACGCGATGATCGTGCGCGGGCTGATCGCGGTGTTGCGTGCGCTGTATAACGGCCTCTCCCTTGAGGAGGTGCTGGCGGTCGACGCGCGGGCCGAACTGGCGCGGCTGGGTCTCAATGATCATCTGTCGGCGCAGCGTTCAAATGGGCTGACTGCCATGGTCCAGCGCATTCGCGAAACGGCAGCGGCGGCCGTCTGA
- a CDS encoding helix-turn-helix transcriptional regulator, protein MPKTDRLFRLLHLIRGLRPPVTAARLAAAMEVSERTIYRDIDSLRAAGARIEGEAGLGYTMTEDPALPPQTFSQIELEALTLGLSDVNQRGDPDLAKAATDALVKILATLPERQQRQAMHAVNLVHRYYAPAKPTIDMTLLREAMWAEEALDIGYRDLKDARTTRRIYPLALSYHDRSVMLLAWCCKREDFRSFHVTRIDGYSKTGESFRPRRVTLLRAFIDPLHSRDRGGEGAAR, encoded by the coding sequence ATGCCTAAAACAGATCGCCTTTTTCGTCTGCTGCATCTGATCCGGGGGTTGCGCCCGCCGGTCACGGCGGCCCGGCTTGCCGCCGCGATGGAGGTGTCGGAGCGTACGATCTACCGTGACATCGACAGCCTGCGCGCGGCAGGGGCGCGGATCGAGGGAGAGGCGGGGCTGGGTTATACGATGACCGAAGATCCGGCGCTGCCGCCGCAGACCTTTTCCCAGATCGAGCTGGAAGCGCTGACCCTTGGGCTGTCGGATGTGAATCAGCGCGGCGACCCCGATCTGGCGAAGGCAGCGACAGATGCGCTGGTCAAGATCCTCGCCACATTGCCCGAACGCCAGCAGCGGCAGGCCATGCATGCGGTCAATCTGGTCCATCGCTATTATGCACCGGCCAAACCCACCATTGACATGACCCTCCTGCGCGAAGCGATGTGGGCGGAGGAGGCGCTGGATATCGGTTATCGCGACCTGAAAGACGCCCGGACCACGCGGCGGATCTATCCGCTGGCGCTATCCTATCACGACCGCAGCGTGATGCTGCTGGCCTGGTGCTGCAAACGCGAGGATTTCCGCAGTTTCCATGTGACCCGGATTGATGGTTACAGCAAGACCGGAGAAAGCTTTCGCCCCCGGCGTGTCACCCTGCTGCGTGCGTTCATTGACCCCCTTCATTCGCGGGATCGCGGTGGCGAAGGCGCGGCCCGATGA
- a CDS encoding glutathione S-transferase family protein: MPTLYHCPNSRSSRVVAQLMLIGKLDAVEVVPVSVERFDGTGRRDPRNPHPEGKVPYLVTDEGQGVRESAAIMMYLDELYGQPLSPKIGAPDRGRYLSWMTYAGGVLDPVLVAAFSGLDHPAINGAYRGLAEVCTALETALAEGDFLLGDTLCLADILLASPFQWAPHLMPDSAVIKAWVERVSAAQDGQAIAAYEAETTAQLSALEDA; this comes from the coding sequence ATGCCGACGCTTTATCATTGCCCCAACAGCCGCTCCTCTCGTGTCGTTGCGCAGCTTATGCTCATCGGCAAACTGGATGCGGTTGAGGTCGTTCCCGTCAGCGTAGAACGCTTTGATGGTACCGGTCGCCGTGATCCACGCAATCCTCATCCCGAGGGGAAAGTCCCCTATCTGGTCACCGATGAGGGGCAGGGGGTCCGCGAGAGCGCTGCCATCATGATGTATCTGGATGAGCTGTACGGCCAGCCGCTCAGCCCCAAGATCGGCGCGCCGGATCGTGGCCGCTATCTCAGCTGGATGACCTACGCCGGCGGCGTGCTGGATCCGGTTCTGGTGGCGGCCTTCTCAGGCTTGGATCATCCGGCCATCAACGGGGCATATCGCGGTTTGGCTGAAGTCTGCACGGCGCTGGAAACAGCCCTGGCCGAAGGTGACTTCCTGCTGGGCGATACGCTCTGCCTCGCCGATATCCTGTTGGCGTCGCCATTTCAGTGGGCGCCGCATCTGATGCCCGACAGCGCCGTGATCAAGGCCTGGGTGGAGCGGGTCAGCGCCGCGCAGGACGGTCAGGCCATCGCGGCCTACGAGGCCGAAACAACCGCGCAGTTGAGCGCGCTGGAAGACGCCTGA
- a CDS encoding DUF1638 domain-containing protein: MARKGRAARLTERAAFQPPTGRSLEETSLTERGLAAPLRKTGRVLLIACGALAREILAIKDANGLDHIDLTCLPAKLHLYPEQIVDAVDGAVAKHSRVYDSIYVVYADCGTGGALERKCAELGVEMIAGPHCYSFFEGNDQFAAHGEAGEITAFYLTDFLVKQFDAFVWRPMGLDKHPELRDMVFGNYTKLVYQSQIDDPALLEKAELCAKRMGLAFEHRHTGYGDLKTAVLAWSDKTARD, from the coding sequence TTGGCACGCAAAGGACGCGCCGCCCGCCTGACTGAGCGGGCGGCGTTCCAACCGCCCACCGGGCGGTCGCTTGAGGAAACCTCCCTCACCGAGCGGGGTCTGGCCGCACCTTTGAGAAAAACGGGCCGTGTCCTGTTGATTGCCTGCGGTGCGCTGGCCCGGGAAATTCTGGCTATCAAAGACGCCAACGGGCTTGATCACATTGATCTCACCTGCCTGCCGGCCAAGCTGCACCTTTACCCTGAACAGATTGTTGATGCGGTGGACGGGGCCGTCGCCAAACATTCCCGCGTCTATGACAGCATCTATGTCGTCTATGCCGATTGCGGTACGGGCGGCGCGCTGGAGCGCAAATGCGCCGAGCTCGGTGTCGAGATGATTGCCGGCCCGCATTGCTATTCGTTCTTCGAAGGCAACGACCAATTTGCCGCCCATGGCGAGGCCGGAGAGATCACCGCCTTTTACCTGACGGATTTTCTGGTGAAGCAATTCGACGCCTTTGTCTGGCGGCCGATGGGATTGGATAAGCACCCGGAACTGCGGGACATGGTGTTCGGCAACTACACCAAGCTGGTTTACCAGTCGCAGATCGATGATCCGGCACTGCTTGAGAAAGCTGAACTTTGCGCCAAGCGCATGGGGCTGGCGTTTGAACATCGCCACACCGGTTATGGGGATCTGAAAACCGCGGTGCTGGCCTGGAGCGATAAGACGGCGCGCGATTAG
- a CDS encoding corrinoid protein encodes MSEDADDIILADLNDEELVQQMFDDLYDGLKEEIEESVNILLERGWAPYRILTEALVGGMTIVGADFRDGILFVPEVLLAANAMKGGMAILKPLLAETGAPRMGSMVIGTVKGDIHDIGKNLVSMMMEGAGFEVVDIGINNPVENYLEALEEHKPDILGMSALLTTTMPYMKVVIDTMIEQGKRDDYIVLVGGAPLNEEFGKAIGADGYCRDAAVAVEMAKDFVARKHNQMSA; translated from the coding sequence ATGTCGGAAGACGCAGATGACATCATCCTGGCAGATCTCAATGACGAGGAACTCGTCCAGCAGATGTTCGATGACCTCTATGACGGCCTCAAGGAAGAGATCGAAGAGAGTGTCAACATTCTGCTCGAGCGCGGTTGGGCACCCTACCGGATCCTGACCGAGGCGCTGGTAGGTGGCATGACCATCGTGGGCGCCGACTTCCGCGACGGCATCCTGTTTGTGCCCGAGGTGCTGCTGGCGGCCAACGCGATGAAGGGCGGCATGGCCATCCTGAAGCCGCTGCTGGCGGAAACCGGCGCGCCGCGCATGGGCTCCATGGTGATCGGCACCGTGAAGGGCGACATTCACGACATCGGCAAGAACCTCGTCTCCATGATGATGGAAGGTGCCGGTTTCGAGGTGGTGGACATCGGCATCAACAACCCGGTCGAGAACTATCTGGAAGCTCTGGAAGAGCACAAGCCGGACATCCTCGGCATGTCGGCCCTGCTGACCACCACGATGCCCTATATGAAGGTCGTGATCGACACGATGATCGAACAGGGCAAACGCGACGATTACATCGTTCTGGTTGGCGGCGCGCCGCTGAACGAAGAATTCGGCAAGGCAATTGGCGCAGATGGCTATTGCCGTGACGCGGCTGTGGCTGTGGAAATGGCGAAGGACTTCGTTGCGCGCAAGCACAACCAGATGAGCGCCTGA
- a CDS encoding PA0069 family radical SAM protein → MTEILPPPPQRRKARASLSNAAGRFDLARDAIDDGWGGLQDSRDDGDDSGAPRIETDIRHEVARSLISYNKSPDLPFDRSINTYRGCEHGCIYCFARPSHAYLGLSPGLDFETRLIARPNAAEVLRRELSQPRYKVAPIAIGTNTDPYQPCERDLGLTRACLEVLDQFSHPVAIVTKGTLIERDLDILSAMAGRGLVRVGISVTTLDAELSRRMEPRAPTPARRLATIRRLSETGVPVRIMTSPVVPGLTDHELEALLAAGADAGADAASWIMLRLPRDVSELWQEWLAEHVPLRAEKVMARLREMHGGRDYDPRWGHRMRGEGPYAAVIANRFNAACKRLGLAQRAPQLRCDLFAKPAQAGDQLALF, encoded by the coding sequence ATGACCGAGATCTTGCCACCACCGCCACAACGTCGCAAAGCCCGCGCCAGCCTCAGCAATGCGGCAGGGCGGTTTGATTTGGCGCGAGATGCCATTGATGACGGTTGGGGAGGGCTGCAGGATTCGCGTGATGACGGCGATGATAGCGGCGCGCCGAGGATCGAAACCGATATCCGGCATGAGGTGGCGCGCTCGTTGATTTCCTATAATAAATCGCCCGATCTGCCGTTTGATCGCTCGATCAACACCTACCGCGGCTGTGAACATGGCTGCATCTATTGCTTTGCCCGTCCCAGCCATGCCTATCTGGGGCTGTCGCCGGGATTGGATTTCGAAACCCGGCTGATCGCGCGACCCAATGCCGCCGAGGTGTTGCGCCGCGAACTGTCACAGCCGCGCTACAAGGTGGCGCCGATTGCCATCGGGACCAATACCGATCCCTACCAGCCGTGTGAGCGTGATCTCGGGCTGACCCGCGCCTGTCTGGAGGTGCTGGATCAGTTCTCCCATCCGGTCGCCATCGTCACCAAGGGGACCCTGATTGAGCGGGATCTTGATATTCTGTCGGCCATGGCCGGGCGTGGCCTTGTGCGGGTTGGCATCTCCGTCACCACATTGGATGCGGAGCTGTCGCGCCGCATGGAGCCGCGCGCGCCGACGCCCGCCCGTCGCCTCGCGACCATCCGGCGCCTGTCTGAGACGGGTGTCCCGGTGCGGATCATGACCTCGCCCGTCGTGCCGGGGCTGACCGACCATGAGCTGGAGGCGCTGCTGGCCGCCGGGGCCGATGCCGGCGCCGATGCGGCAAGCTGGATCATGCTGCGGCTGCCGCGTGACGTGTCGGAGCTCTGGCAGGAATGGCTGGCGGAGCATGTGCCGCTGCGCGCCGAAAAAGTCATGGCACGGCTGCGCGAAATGCACGGAGGGCGGGACTATGACCCGCGCTGGGGGCATCGTATGCGTGGCGAGGGGCCTTATGCGGCGGTGATCGCCAACCGGTTCAATGCCGCGTGCAAACGGCTGGGCCTTGCGCAGCGCGCGCCTCAGCTGCGCTGCGATCTCTTTGCAAAACCGGCACAGGCCGGGGATCAGCTGGCGCTATTCTAA
- the bmt gene encoding betaine--homocysteine S-methyltransferase, with protein sequence MTNTFTTLLETKDALLADGATGTNLFNMGLQSGDAPELWNVDEPKKITALYQGSVDAGSDLFLTNTFGGTAARLKLHDAQRRVRELNIVGAELGRNVADRSERKIAVAGSVGPTGEIMQPVGELSHALAVEMFHEQAEALKEGGVDVLWLETISAPEEFRAAAEAFKLADMPWCGTMSFDTAGRTMMGVTSSDMAELVEEFDPAPLAFGANCGTGASDILRTVLGFAAQGTSRPIISKGNAGIPKYVDGHIHYDGTPALMGEYAAMARDCGAKIIGGCCGTMPDHLRAMREALDTRPRGEQPTLEQIVQILGPFSSDSDGTGEDNGPERRSRRGRRRG encoded by the coding sequence ATGACAAATACTTTCACAACCCTGCTGGAAACCAAGGACGCCCTGCTTGCCGATGGGGCCACTGGTACCAATCTGTTCAATATGGGACTGCAATCCGGTGACGCGCCTGAACTGTGGAATGTGGACGAACCCAAGAAGATCACCGCGCTTTATCAGGGATCGGTCGATGCAGGCAGCGACCTGTTTCTGACCAACACCTTTGGCGGCACCGCAGCCCGGCTGAAGCTGCACGACGCGCAGCGCCGTGTGCGGGAGCTGAACATTGTCGGCGCAGAGCTGGGTCGCAATGTCGCCGATCGCTCCGAGCGCAAGATCGCGGTGGCCGGATCCGTTGGCCCGACCGGCGAAATCATGCAGCCGGTGGGCGAATTGAGCCACGCGCTGGCCGTCGAGATGTTCCATGAACAGGCCGAGGCCCTGAAGGAAGGCGGCGTTGATGTTCTGTGGCTGGAGACGATCTCCGCGCCCGAGGAATTTCGCGCTGCTGCGGAGGCGTTCAAACTCGCCGATATGCCCTGGTGCGGCACCATGAGCTTTGACACCGCAGGGCGCACCATGATGGGCGTGACCTCATCCGACATGGCGGAGCTGGTCGAGGAGTTTGATCCGGCACCGCTGGCGTTTGGCGCCAACTGCGGCACCGGTGCCTCGGATATTCTGCGCACCGTGCTTGGCTTTGCTGCGCAGGGCACCAGCCGCCCGATCATTTCCAAGGGCAACGCGGGCATTCCCAAATATGTCGATGGTCACATCCATTATGACGGCACGCCAGCCCTGATGGGCGAATATGCCGCCATGGCGCGCGATTGCGGCGCCAAGATCATTGGCGGCTGCTGTGGCACCATGCCCGATCATCTGCGCGCCATGCGCGAGGCGCTGGATACCCGCCCTCGCGGCGAGCAGCCGACGCTGGAGCAGATTGTCCAGATCCTCGGGCCGTTCAGCTCAGACAGCGATGGCACCGGCGAGGATAACGGACCCGAACGGCGCAGCCGTCGCGGCCGCCGGCGCGGGTAA
- a CDS encoding phosphatidylglycerol lysyltransferase domain-containing protein — MPSLLSPAARIFARTAARGLRLMLPVAVMIGCLALLQAHVALPDLAELRGILRSLAPWQWGAALMATAVSFWALGRYDSVAHRHLGTGLDGPQARRAGMIAIAVSQTLGFGLVTGAFARWRMLTGLRPIRAAQLTGMVAITFLIALAGICGGALILSPPPVSSPWLGSAILLATFAMTAAMVAVPVVRIGRMTLRWPSLMAISALGFWAMIDVVAAGTALWLLLPASVELSLAAMLPAYFLALGVAILSSAPGGAGAFELALCAMLPADITPEVIAAILGFRLVYYLLPAIISGICLGWPALAELPRRLASNAPDAELSGPQDMQALSGSRMRPAAQLPQIRPVAETAVIQQNGGHLHAFGFNQVALLDSPQASIALFGAVSGHLSELLPGLHHHAKHRNAVACLYKCTAREAVECRRASWRVLRIAQEAVLHPATFTETGSSRRQLRRKLRQAEKAGVCALPAAAELPIEQMKAIDAAWQSTHGQAKGTTMGRFQAEYLAQQQVFIAWHDKRMVGFVSFHAIAHEWCLDLVRLLPDAPDGTGHALIRAALAAAAESGVSRLSLAAVPDHRFAKRLDPGLRRFKTSFAPTWEDRYVAAPSYLHMLIALGELLRLVHHPAPLPHWPRSTETDGSDDTAPRDGDRGPDGERLNGSVADTNARTEESLWRKFERRAAAARAARKQASGRWSSAADRDDPPPDGDRLHNEDEENEIALTRRA, encoded by the coding sequence ATGCCCAGCCTACTGTCCCCTGCCGCCCGCATCTTTGCGCGGACTGCCGCACGCGGTCTGCGCCTGATGCTGCCTGTCGCCGTGATGATCGGCTGTCTGGCATTGCTGCAGGCCCATGTGGCGCTGCCCGATCTGGCGGAACTGCGCGGGATATTGCGCTCTCTTGCGCCGTGGCAATGGGGCGCTGCGCTGATGGCCACCGCGGTAAGCTTCTGGGCTCTGGGCCGCTATGACAGCGTTGCGCACAGGCACCTCGGGACCGGGCTGGATGGCCCGCAGGCGCGGCGCGCCGGTATGATAGCCATCGCGGTGTCGCAAACCCTTGGGTTTGGTCTGGTCACCGGCGCCTTTGCCCGCTGGCGCATGCTGACGGGGCTGCGCCCGATCCGTGCAGCCCAGCTGACCGGAATGGTCGCCATCACCTTCCTGATTGCACTGGCGGGTATCTGTGGCGGTGCCCTGATCCTGAGCCCGCCCCCGGTGTCCAGCCCATGGCTGGGATCGGCTATTCTCCTTGCAACTTTCGCCATGACCGCTGCCATGGTGGCGGTGCCGGTGGTGCGGATCGGCCGGATGACCCTGCGCTGGCCCTCGCTGATGGCGATTTCCGCGCTTGGGTTCTGGGCCATGATCGACGTGGTGGCAGCTGGCACAGCGCTGTGGCTGCTGCTGCCTGCCTCTGTCGAGCTGTCTCTTGCTGCAATGTTGCCCGCCTATTTTCTGGCGCTTGGCGTTGCGATCCTTTCCTCGGCGCCCGGCGGCGCCGGCGCATTCGAACTGGCGCTTTGCGCGATGTTGCCCGCAGATATCACCCCCGAAGTTATCGCGGCTATCCTCGGGTTCCGTCTGGTCTACTACCTGCTGCCGGCGATCATTAGCGGGATCTGCCTCGGGTGGCCTGCGCTGGCCGAACTGCCACGACGATTGGCAAGCAATGCGCCCGACGCTGAGCTCTCTGGTCCCCAAGACATGCAGGCCCTCAGCGGCAGTCGGATGCGCCCAGCCGCACAGCTGCCGCAGATCCGTCCTGTCGCCGAAACCGCCGTGATCCAGCAGAATGGCGGACATCTGCATGCTTTTGGCTTCAATCAGGTGGCGCTGCTGGACAGCCCGCAGGCCTCAATTGCGCTCTTTGGTGCGGTGAGCGGTCATCTAAGCGAACTTCTTCCCGGCCTTCACCACCATGCCAAACACCGCAATGCCGTTGCCTGCCTCTATAAGTGCACGGCCCGCGAGGCGGTTGAGTGTCGCCGTGCCAGCTGGCGGGTGCTTCGGATTGCGCAGGAGGCGGTGCTTCACCCCGCGACCTTCACAGAAACAGGCTCAAGCCGGCGCCAGCTGCGACGCAAACTCCGGCAGGCCGAAAAGGCGGGCGTCTGCGCCCTGCCCGCAGCCGCCGAGCTGCCGATTGAACAGATGAAAGCCATAGATGCCGCCTGGCAGTCCACCCATGGACAAGCCAAGGGCACGACGATGGGACGGTTTCAGGCAGAATATCTGGCACAGCAGCAGGTGTTTATCGCCTGGCATGACAAGCGCATGGTCGGCTTTGTCAGCTTTCACGCCATCGCACATGAATGGTGCCTCGATCTGGTGCGCCTGCTGCCCGATGCCCCCGATGGCACCGGCCACGCGCTGATCCGCGCGGCGCTTGCTGCGGCGGCGGAGAGCGGCGTTTCGCGACTGTCACTCGCCGCGGTGCCCGATCATCGCTTTGCCAAGCGCCTGGATCCCGGCTTGCGCCGCTTCAAGACCAGCTTTGCCCCGACGTGGGAAGATCGCTATGTGGCCGCGCCCTCATACCTGCACATGCTCATCGCCCTTGGCGAACTGCTGCGGCTGGTCCATCATCCTGCGCCGCTGCCACATTGGCCCAGATCGACCGAAACCGATGGCAGCGACGACACCGCACCGCGCGATGGCGACCGTGGACCGGATGGCGAGCGGCTGAACGGCAGCGTTGCCGACACAAACGCCCGGACCGAAGAGAGCCTGTGGCGCAAATTCGAGCGCCGCGCAGCAGCTGCCCGCGCGGCCCGAAAACAGGCCTCGGGCAGATGGTCCAGCGCGGCAGATCGCGATGATCCGCCGCCCGATGGTGATCGTCTTCATAATGAAGATGAAGAAAATGAAATTGCCCTCACCCGCCGCGCATGA
- a CDS encoding DUF1476 domain-containing protein has translation MTTFDDREHAFEAKYAHDEEMQFKAQARCNKMLGLWAAGLLGKTGADAEAYAHEVIKSDFEEPGFEDVLRKVSADLEGRATADEVRQKRAALLPEAKDQVLNDSA, from the coding sequence ATGACCACTTTCGACGACCGCGAACACGCCTTTGAAGCGAAATACGCCCATGACGAGGAAATGCAGTTCAAGGCGCAGGCCCGCTGCAACAAGATGCTCGGGCTGTGGGCCGCTGGGCTGCTGGGCAAAACCGGCGCTGATGCCGAGGCCTATGCGCATGAGGTGATCAAATCCGATTTCGAGGAACCGGGGTTTGAAGATGTGCTGCGCAAGGTCAGTGCTGACCTGGAAGGTCGGGCCACCGCGGATGAGGTACGCCAGAAGCGGGCCGCCCTGCTGCCGGAGGCCAAGGACCAGGTCCTGAACGACAGCGCATGA
- the purC gene encoding phosphoribosylaminoimidazolesuccinocarboxamide synthase, translated as MARRKKIYEGKAKTLYEGPEPGTIVQYFKDDATAFNAEKRDVIEGKGVLNNLLSEFFMQGLGQIGVPTHFLKRLNMREQLVRSCEIIPLEVIVRNYAAGSISKRLGIDEGTQLPRPIVEYCYKDDALGDPLVTEEHIAAFGWASQQDMDDILSLALRVNDFLSGVMLAVGIKLVDFKIEIGRIYDGDFQRLVVADEISPDSCRLWDMKTGQKLDKDVFRRDLGNLTDAYTEVARRLGVMPNNPPASGKPTLVN; from the coding sequence ATGGCACGTCGCAAGAAGATCTACGAAGGCAAGGCGAAGACACTTTATGAAGGTCCCGAACCGGGCACCATCGTTCAGTACTTCAAGGACGACGCCACCGCTTTCAACGCGGAAAAGCGGGATGTCATCGAAGGCAAGGGCGTGCTCAACAACCTGTTGAGCGAGTTCTTCATGCAAGGTCTGGGGCAGATCGGCGTGCCGACCCATTTCCTGAAGCGGCTCAATATGCGTGAACAGCTGGTGCGCAGCTGCGAGATCATTCCCCTGGAAGTGATCGTGCGCAACTATGCGGCCGGGTCGATCTCCAAACGCCTGGGCATTGACGAGGGCACCCAGCTGCCGCGCCCGATTGTGGAATACTGCTACAAGGACGACGCGCTGGGGGATCCTCTGGTCACCGAGGAGCATATCGCCGCCTTCGGCTGGGCCAGCCAGCAGGATATGGATGATATCCTCAGCCTCGCGCTACGGGTGAACGACTTCCTGTCCGGTGTCATGCTGGCGGTCGGGATCAAGCTGGTGGATTTCAAGATCGAAATCGGCCGGATCTATGACGGCGATTTCCAGCGTCTGGTCGTCGCCGATGAAATCAGCCCCGACAGCTGCCGTCTGTGGGACATGAAAACCGGTCAGAAGCTGGACAAGGATGTGTTCCGCCGCGACCTTGGCAATCTGACCGACGCCTATACCGAGGTGGCCCGGCGTCTGGGCGTGATGCCGAACAACCCGCCGGCGAGCGGCAAGCCGACGCTGGTAAACTGA